In Bacteriovorax sp. Seq25_V, the genomic window ATTTCAATTTGATCAACTTTTCTCATCTTCATCATGCCATTACTCATTTCCATTGAATGTAGTTCAAATGTTTTCGCAAATTCACCAGTCGCACCAAGAAGTTTAATATCTTTTTTTGAGTGATTCATAATATTCATCGAAATTGATGTCATAGTTGAACCCGGAGGAAGAATTTTAATCGTTGGGTTTACGACGTGAATTTCATCCATTGCAAGAGATGTTAAAGATACAAGTACTAGTGTAATAATTTTTATTAATTTCATTTCTTTGCTCCATAAGCATTAAGTATTGTTTTAAGTTTATCAAGAACAACCACTTTGGGTTGGCCATGTTGAATTGATGGAAGTATTTCGCCTTTTGGAGAAATAATAATCATATCAGTTGTATGATCAATCGTGTAAGCC contains:
- a CDS encoding copper chaperone PCu(A)C, translating into MKLIKIITLVLVSLTSLAMDEIHVVNPTIKILPPGSTMTSISMNIMNHSKKDIKLLGATGEFAKTFELHSMEMSNGMMKMRKVDQIEIKKDSSVELKSGGYHVMVFGLKSPLKEDQVVNLKLLFDDNKEVTVDVKAKSQMSSDNSGHGHHH